GTCATGACCTGACCAGAGATTTGACCTTTGAAGTCCACCATAGGCTGTGGAGGTCATGACCTGACGTGAGgtttgacctttgaaccccaGCGCCAGGCATGGAGGTCATGACCTGACGGGAGATTTGACCTTTGAAGTCCACCATAGGCTGTGGAGGTCATGACCTGACGTGAGgtttgacctttgaaccccaCCGCCAGGCATGGAGGTCGAGACCTGACGAGAGATTTGACCTTTGAAACCCACCGCCAGGCATGGAGGTCACGACCTGACGTGagatttgacctctgaccctgatgCAGAAATTGGTTGCCAGTGGAAACGTCTGAGATTCCCGAGTCAAACAGGGGCAGGAGCAACCTTGACCTTTAACCCTGCCCCACTAACAGCTGCTTTACCCCCCCCAAAGCCATCCCAACGCAACCTCACAAAACACCCAgaacccacgcacacacacacacacacacacacttagacccCACACCCagaagcctcacacacacacacacacacacacacacacctagaaaaATCACTATTCACTACTACAGCTGACTCTGGTGTGGATTTGTCCCTGATTTGACCCTGATTTTGACCCTGATTTTGTCCCTGATTTTGACCCTGATTTTGTCCCTGATTTTGTccctgatttggccctgatttggccctgatTTGACCCTGATCCGGCACCAAGTGGTCCAGATCCACTCCAAAGTCAGCTGTTTTCTATACACGCCCTCCCTCTGGGTCGTCACGACGACACGCATGTGGATGCCCTCCTCCTGGGTCGTCACGACGACATGCATGAGTACGCCCTCCTCCTGGGTCGTCTAGACGTCAGACTCGATGCTTGGCATCCTCTTGTAGACCCGCCTGGCGCCGCCGGCACTCATGGCCCTGGGCGCGGGGTAGGTACCCTGCGGTGGGGGCGGAGCCACGTAGGGCATCATGTGCTCTGGGTAGAAGAGCTCCGAGGCGAGCAGCGTGGTGGCGTGCGCGGGCGCGGCGGCGTGGCCTAGTGTGAGGGGCACCAGCTGCTTGTAGATGTCTGTGGAGCTGTGCCCGTGCGCCAGCCGCCGGTCGTCCCGCAGCGTCTGCAGGAACGGGTTCTCCGAGGGGCACAGGGGGTACAGCGACTTACTCCGGCGGCCGACCCCCAGCCCGCTGACGCCGGCCAGCCCCgggccaccaccaccgccgccgggGGGCGCTGCTGCcatgggggaggtggtggggggcaCGCAGCAGCCCTGGGCGGGCAGGTTGGCGTACGGGCTGGCCTCCTGCAGGCTCACGCGCCGGGAGCCCCCCTGCTGGGGCAGGTTCTCATAGGAGTGCTGCCGGGGGATGATGGGCGCCTCCGTCTGGAAGTGGCTGATCAGGGCGCCGCCCTCCTGCAGCTGGGCAGGGTCGCTCTGGGGCAGGTAGGCGGTGAAGGAGGGCGACTGGGGTGGCATCTGGGGCGGCATCTGGGGCGGCAGGTCGGGCAGGTGCTGCAGGTGATCCTCGCTGATGTCGTAGAGGCTGGCCGAGTGGAGGCAGGCGTCGCAGCGCAGGGGCGGCGAGCGCACCGTGTACAGCCCtgagtagcccccccccccagaggacGACGACCCCCCCACACGGGACAGGCAGCTGCGGCAGTGTGTCAGAGCTCCGCCTCCGGTCCCTCCTCCACCAGAGACTCCTCCGCCCAGTCCTGGTTTTCCGTAGGTGTTGTATTTCTTGTCTTTggcggctgctgctgttgccatgacgtccgggtggtggggggtgtggcCTAGGTGCGGCGGTAAGCTGGTGAGCAGGCTGCTGTTCAGCTGCAGGATTGGCTGCTGGGTGTGCATGGGCGggttcttgctgctgctgccgttgtcgcggtgatggtggtggtggtggtcgctGAACAGGTCGGGGAAGTGTAGCGCGGCGGCGGGCTCCTGGTCGAGGGAGGAGTCGATGGTGAAGAcagaccctcctcctcctcctcctcctcccccctggcTGCTCTGGCTGCCCTGGCTGAACAGGTGGTGCAGcgaggtggtggtgtggttgCTCTGGATGCTGCCGCTCTGCTGGCTGCGGAGGGTCGAGAGCTCCAGGTCGCTCAGGTCGCGTGGAAGGCGGCAGCCGCGTTTGCGCAGCGTCGGCTCTTTCGCAGGCTTGTTACCGCCGTTGCCGGAGGTGACGCCGgcgtgacctttgccctctgcGGTAGAGAGGTCGGGCGCCTCCTCGGGCAGGTAACGCTGGGTCTTCATCGGCAGGCGGGACTCTAGCTGTTGTGCGGCGTTGGGGGGCGTTGCCATGGATACGGCGGCGGGGGCGGCGGAAGGCGGGTCCTCGGAGCTGGGCGGCGGGGCTCCTTGCCGGAGCGTCTCCACTGACTTCTTCCAGAGTGCGCGCGGCTTGGAGGCGTTGGACACGCCCTTCTCTCCGCCTccgaccccgccccctcctcccccgGTCACGTTGTGCATTGGGGCGTCGGGCAGGGTCAGCGCTGCTCGTTGTCCCGGCAACAGGGAGGCGTTGTTGAGCGGCTCCTTGAGGCGGTTGCTCAGCAGGCTGCCGGTGTTGCTGTACACGGTGTCCTTGGCGACGCCCAGGCTGTTGCCCTTGGCGACGCCCATGATCTGGAACAGCCCAGGGGGGGCCTGTGGAACACTGGGGTTGCCCTGGCGACCACCGGGGGCCGCCAGCTCCTTGGCCGACTTGAACAGGTGCAGCATGTTCTGCTGGGGACTGAAGCCCAGCTCCGGAGGCTTCTTCAGCTCGATGTGCACGCCGTGGATACAACTCCAtataccctacacacacacacacacacacacacacacacataacacacacacacacacaggagagagtggagaatgagagcgagagttagtttccttctgtgaggcacATGGTGTTACCTTCTGGTATGAAATTTGATTAGTAGCATTTTTGGCAATTTCAGAACATAATTAGTTACATTAGTGGTATTGCCTGTGTTAGCCCTACTTTGTTAGCTATGTGAGCAGTATTAGTTCTGTCACGGGTTAGCTTTGTTAGCTATGTGAGCAGTATTAGTTCTGTCACGGGTTAGCTTTGTTAGCTATGTGAGCAGTATTAGTTCTGTCACCGGTTAGCTTTGCTAGCTATGTGAGCAGTATTAGTTAGCGGTTAGCTTTGTTAGCCCTATGTGAGCAGTATTAGTTCTGTCACCGGTTAGCTTTATCAGTAGGGTTAGCTCCGTGACCAGCGCTAGCTCTATGAGTTATGTTAGCTTTATGAGCTCTGTCAGCTCTGTGAGCAGTACTAACTTTTTGAGGGGATAGCATTGAGTTACTGGCTCAGTGAGCTGTGCTAGGGTGTTCTAGTCTGCTAGTAGATGTGCTAGGTTGTGCTAGTCTGCTAGTAGATGTGCTAGGTTGTGCTAGTCTGCTAGTAGATGTACTAGGTTGTGCTAGGCTAAGCTAGTCTGCTAATAGATGTGCTAGGTTGTGCTAGTCGATGTGCTAGGTTGTGCTAGTCTGCTAATAGATGTGCTAGGTTGTGCTAATCTGCTAGTAGATGTGCTAGACTGTGCTAGTCTGCTAGTCTGCTAGTAGATGTGCTATGCTGTGCTAGTCTGTGCTACTGTGCTAGCGCCTCACCCTGCTGATGGTGAAGAGCAGGCCAGGCTGCCCGGAGCAGCGGCCCGTGAGGCAGAAGCGGAGCCTCCAGTAGAAGAGGTGCTCCCACACGAAGGTGATGAGGGCCAGCCCCATGGCCGCCGCCAGCATGTAGAACACGCCTGCCATGTTGTCCACGTCCAGCTGCGAGCTCATCACCTCGTTCTTCTCGTGGTGACAGATACCCGTCAGCCACTgggcctccagctcctccatctcacctacacacacacgcaagcacgcaagcacgcacgcacacacacgcacacgcacacacacacgcacacacacacgcacacgcacacacgcacacacacacgcacgcacacgcacacacacacgcacacactcacacacacacgcacacacacacacacgcacagagtgAGTACCGTCCCCGATGATGCCCAGGATAGCCAggtccacctcacacacaaacagacacacacacacacacacacacgcgcacacacacacacacacgttttcatTTCATataccctcactcacacattgtATACAAACATAgatcaagttcaagttcaagttcaagttcaaaccACCAACCTTTCGGTTAACAGCCGAATGTCCACAaaagtgaaaataaacaaacatgttacatatacacacatgctacatatacacacagacacaccacacacacacacacacacacacacagacaaacagacacacagacacacacacacacaaacccacacacagacaaagtgaGAAAAGGAGTCAGGAAACAGGTaagggaagaggaaggagacaggtggggcttagagacaggatatgacatcccagctggacaggtggggcttagagacaggatatgacatcccagctggacaggtggggcttagagacaggatatgacatcccagctggacaggtggggcttagagacaggatatgacatcccagctggacaggtggggcttagagacaggatatgacatcccagctggacaggtggggcttagagacaggatatgacatcccagctggacaggtggggcttagagacaggatatgacatcccagctggacaggtggggcttagagacaggatatgacatcccagctggacaggtggggcttagagacaggatatgacatcccagctggacaggtggggcttagagacaggatatgacatcccAGCTGGCCAAGTGGGGCTTagagacaggatatgacatcccagctggacaggtggggcttagagacaggatatgacatcccAGCTGGCCAAGTGGGGCTTagagacaggatatgacatcccagctggacaggtggggcttagagacaggatatgacatcccagctggacaggtggggcttagagacaggatatgacatcccAGCTGGCCAAGTGGGGCTTagagacaggatatgacatcccagctggacaggtggggcttagagacaggatatgacatcccagctggacaggtggggcttagagacaggatatgacatcccAGCTGGCCAAGTGGGGCTTagagacaggatatgacatcccagctggacaggtggggcttagagacaggatatgacatcccagctggacaggtggggcttagagacaggatatgacatcccagctggacaggtggggcttagagacaggatatgacatcccAGCTGGCCAAGTGGGGCTTagagacaggatatgacatcccagctggacaggtggggcttagagacaggatatgacatcccAGCTGGCCAAGTGGGGCTTagagacaggatatgacatcccagctggacaggtggggcttagagacaggatatgacatcccagctggacaggtggggcttagagacaggatatgacatcccagctggacaggtggggcttagagacaggatatgacatcccagctggacaggtggggcttagagacaggatatgacatcccagctggacaggtggggcttagagacaggatatgacatcccagctggacaggtggggcttagagacaggatatgacatcccagctggacaggtggggcttagagacaggatatgacatcccagctggacaggtggggcttagagacaggatatgacatcccagctggacaggtggggcttagagacaggatatgacatcccagctggacaggtggggcttagagacaggatatgacatcccagctggacaggtggggcttagagacaggatatgacatcccagctggacaggtggggcttagagacaggatatgacatcccagctggacaggtggggcttagagacaggatatgacatcccagctggacaggtggggcttagagacaggatatgacatcccagctggacaggtggggcttagagacaggatatgacatcccAGCTGGACAGGTGGAGCTTagagacaggatatgacatcccAGCTGGACAGGTGGAGCTTagagacaggatatgacatcccAGCTGGACAGGTGGAGCTTAGAGACAGGAAGGAAGTGAGTAACGTCCCCGATGATGCCCAGGATAGCCAggtccacctcacacacaaacacacgcacgcacgcacgcacgcacactaacactaacacacacacacacacacacacactcacacacacacacacacaaacacacacacacacacacacacacacactaacacacacgcacacacacacacacacactaacacacacacacacactaacacacacacacacacacacacacactaacacacacacacacacacacaaacacacacactaacacacactcacactaacacacacacgcacacacacacacacacacacacacacacacacacacacagagtgtgtacCGTCTCCGATGATGCCCAGGATGGCCAGGTCCACCTGGCGTTTCCAGTAGGAGCCCTTCTGCAGGGCGATGCCATATCCCGTCGTGGCGAAGACGTAGCCGCTCCCGATGGTGACCAGCTTACAGCCGTCGTCTCGGCCCGCCATGTAGTTCAGCACCGCCGCGTCATAGATGAACGCGTCCAGCTTCCTGCAGCACCGTCCAATCAGAGGGGAGAACTGGTGTCAACATCCAATAGGGAGATAGGAGATACGAATGCTGACCAATAAGGACAGGACAGGGGGGGAAACACTAACCAACCAATCAGGAGCCATGACCATGTACTTGtgatgaatgatgtgtgtgtgggtgtgtgtgtgtgtgtgtgtgtgtgtttgtgtgtgtgtgtgtgtgtctgtgtgtgtgtgtgtgtgtgtgtgtgtgcgtgtgtgcgtgcgtgcgtgcgtgcgtgcgtgcgtgcattcgtgcgtgtgtgtgtgtattgtgtgtgtgtatatgtgtgtgtgtgtattgtgtgtgtgtgtgtttgtgtgtattgtgtgtgtgtgtgtgtgtgtgtctgtgtgtgtgtgtgtttgtgtgtattgtgtgtgtgtgtgtgtgtgtgtgtctgtgtgtgtgtgcatgcgtgcgtgcgtgcgtgcgtgcgtgcgtgcgtgagtgtgtattgtgtattctCACCCAGTCTTGAGGCTGACGAGCGCGTCCTGAACGCCCCCTTGGTGGTACTTGACCATGTACTGGTGCATGTCGGGGTAGTTCTTCCGGATGTTTCTCTCGGTGCTCCCGTTGGGAACTGTCCCGAAGCGGAACGGAGGGGAGAAGGAGTACGGGCTCTggaactataataataataataataatttattttatttgtaatgcactcttcattcaaaagaatctcagagtgccaacatattaaaaacaataaaattaaattaaaaaaataaaataaaaactggAGTATATAACACAACAAGAACAGAACATCAGTGGAACAtcacaggggggggggagaacctctctgcacacacaccacaggataTATTCAGAGGGACATGGTGAACAATCTCAGCACATCTTAAGAACACAACAAGGGTTAGAACCTCGACATGTCGTCATAGCAACAGTACAAGATAGAACAGAACATCAGAGAAGCTGAGGGAACCCTTAGTACAAGAACAATAGAACAATAGAACACACTGGGAGGAGAACAATAGAACACCAGAGAAACAGGAAATAATTTGGAACAAATTATATGTGCATTAGGAGAATGTTAGGAGAGCAAAATAAGAACATTTAGAGAACagttcagtgtttcccctaggtttacagctttgggggggggggcacggtgcgcggcgcggccaccgacacaaacgcttaaaggaatcatggtgttcatgtgtttcttttaatgacagcagtcaatataacaactgaacaattattttaactgtacattgaactaaacatcggaacatgtctttttatgacaattatccccaaagtgtgcagcttttgtcactgcagtttacctttttggccttctggaagaaaatgttttgagatatttgcggcctaaaattcctgatttcgcaggagcttttccaaaaagttccgatgaaagtttttatttgtaggtgttttttgcaatgaaattgccgaaaacaagtgaaagttgggatataaagttgcgaattgtcctctttgtaattataatttaattatttgttgaaaaataactgattaataaacaaacattaattcatcaagaacaaaacgattgagaaatggtcctcttaataacctcaccaatatgccaaacaaaagattacccagactacaaaaatgtagcagaataggctttacttatccacaacgaagtgcacatgttggcattacaaaaggaccatcagtaagactgaataaaatgttatgaatgtctcagccttcatatgacgaaaaaaaactaTGATCTGTCCTGTCATCTAACGTccggcctgtgtttctgccgttctcattctatgcttatcaatctgttttgctatccttgtttatttattttatccgtataggtgttaatgttcaatttcatatattaatttaaagtcgtccaatttaaagtcatccattcttcaacactagctgctaccttatcttcaaacagaaagtaacgttaaatctccatggcaacagctcttgagggtttgggaaataatcagatgtattgcttccttcattattcacagcaaaataaataatgttcattacatgtcatagatttattaccagactctatgtaaaaagggccacgcacaactcgcggaaaatgattaaaaaaatggaagccagatctatttctgaattttcggtgcggacatgggcgtacgttctgtttccacgtctgttgtagccattctcattaggcctctttctcgaccctacctaggaaaagatcgctggattcatgaacgcctggaaatgtgttttttaaagcttaagtgtccgtagctgtgcactgattcttaagcccaattctgtccgctggtgggagcgtgctcacctgtgtgtgcgcgcacgtgtttgtgtgtgtgtttgtgcgcatagtggcggaactccgccatgcgtgatacagagagcagagaattgtaatcgcgcgaccatgtagagacagaaatgacatgccgtcgtgataaataacataaggctatttattttgtttaataaaataacaagctatagacctgttctacaGGAAAGGTaatcttaaatgacttccgttgtgatctggcgctttatagaaaataaaattgaacaaaatgaacttgaccttccaggaggggcggggggtgccgttgggggggcggggcgcccccctaatataacggtaggggaaacactgcagtTGGTGAACAATAAAACATCATTTAACAGAACCAAGGGACAACAGAACATATGGACACTGTTGGAAGAACCACCGGAAAACacatggtgaatgtgacccTAGGGGGGTAAGTGAAGTCATggatcatgaacacacacacacacacacacacacacaccttcttgtCGCTGAGCCCGGTGACCTTGTCAACAAACTCCTCCTggatcatgaacacacacacacacacacacacacacacacacacacacacacacacacacacacacacacacacacacacacacacacacacacacacacacacacacacacacaccttcttgtCGCTGAGCCCGGTGACCTGGTCCACAAACTCCTCCTGGATCATGAAGGCGGCCAGGTTGGCGGTGTAGCTGGCGAGGAAGATGACGGCAAAGAAGGCCCACACCGACACGATGAACTTACTGGTGGTTCCCCGAGGGTTCTGCACCGGCACGGAGTTATTGAACACCAAGCCCCACAGAAGCCAAATGGCCTTTCCCACGGTGAACGATGGACCATGAGGGtctgaggagaaagagggggaaagagagttaTTTCCGATGATGGAtggactgacagagagaggaagaagagatcatatagaagaagagcaacagaAAAAAGGGGAAACTGATTCTAAATGAATCGGCTGGGAGTGGAGTACGGGCAGGGCAGCAGGCCAATGGGTGTGGAGTACAGGCAAGGCAGTGAGCCAATGGGAGTGGAGTATGGACAGGGCAGTGGGAGTGGTTATTTATGTTAGTGGGTGTGTCAGTGGGTGGGACCTTTGCCATGGGCGTGTGTatgtcagtgggtgtgtgtgggtgtgtgtgtgtgtgtgtgtgtgtgtgtgtgagtgtgtgtgtgtgtacctttgccCTGGGCGAGGTTGCGATTGAAGCCAAGCGGACTGATGAACTCAAACATGAACACTGCTATCGCCGTGACGAGGAGCAGCATCACAAACATCATCACCCACACGGAAGGACTGAAGGGCtctggggaggggagagagagaaagagagagagagagagagagagagagagagattcaaatcatttttattttatgtatttttatttatttttgttattatttaattaacttatctgttcctgtattaccattgttgttattattgttgttattattattgttcttattgtttaagtgctttggcaacagtgtaccatacattcatgccaataaagccattgaaattgagagagagagagagagggagggagagggagagagagggggagagagagagagagagagagagagagagggagagggagagggagggagagagagagagagagagagagagagagggagggagagagagagagagagagggagggaaaaagagggagagagggagaaagagaggaagggagaaagagggagagagggggagagagaaagggaaggagaaagagaaggagaggtttAACACTACATTTATTACACTCATTACCAttgagtaccacacacacacacacgttactcaTTACCATTGAGTAACTCCTGTCACACAATGACACCCCTAAACACATAAGACACCTCCAATGACACCCctaaacacataacacataagaCACCTCCAATGACACCCCTAAACACATAAGACACCTCCAATGACACCCctaaacacataacacacctcCAATGACACCCctaaacacataacacacctcCAATGACACCCctaaacacataacacataagaCACCTCCAATGACACCCctaaacacataacacacctcCAATGACACCCctaaacacataacacacctcCAATGACACCCCTAAACACATAAGACACCTCCAATGACGGGGTGTACAGCATTGCATTAGTAAAAGATAAAAGGAAACGCCCATGAAAAGTATTACTATCATTAACTATTTCATAATGAGCATATTCAGTTTATTATAATATGACCAGCAACATCGTTGCCTTGGAAACCTCTACAGCCTCTGctgaccccgcccccccccgccctgtTTGAGGTGTTTCTGGAGGAGCTCCAAAGGGCCTCTTTGCTGACCCCAATGAAACATTTAGCAAACAAACCCTGCACTTTTACTTGCCATTGTAAATGGGGCTGCTGATAAAACCATgatgggagaaacacacacacacacacacacacacatacacacacacacacacacacacacattgtaagtGGGGTTTACCTGACCTGCTAATAAAACCATgatgggagaaacacacacacacacacacacacacacacacacacacacacattgtaagtGGGGTTTACCTGACCTGCTAATAAAACCATgatgggagaaacacacacacacacacacacacacacacacacacacacacacacacacacacacacacacacacacacacacacacacacacacacacacacacacacacacacacacacacacacacacaagcctccccAACCTCTCACATTGCAGAAACAAATGATCCAAAATTAATCCCTCCCCTTTTCTGGATCCAGGATTgccacgtgtgtgtttgagcctccccaacctctcacacacacacacacacacacacacacacacacacacacacacacacactcacacaagccttCTGGATCCAGGAGTgccacgtgtgtgtttgagcctccccaacctctcacacacacacacacacacacactcacacaagccttCTGGATCCAGGAGTgccacgtgtgtgtttgagcctccccaacctctcacacacacacacacacacacacacacacacacacacacacgcacacacacacactcacacaagccttCTGGATCCAGGAGTGCcacgtgtgtgttttctagCTACAGCCCTCCCCGTGAATGAGCCTTCATTGTCAATCTTCTGACCACCTCCATGTCTTCACCCTCTCAGCACAGACTGgggtttgacctttgaccttcacCCTCTCAGCACAGACTGGGGTTTGACCTTTGAACTTCACCCTCTCAGCGCAGACTGGTGCCTGAGTTTCATGCACACTATATAGACAGCCTTCTTGTAAATAATCCAGAAACGACCTCCTCACTGACAGGTCAAAGGTCGCTAGACCGGCTCCTCACTGACATGTCAAAGGTCACTAGACCGTCCCCATCCTGTTGACTCGCCTCAAAGACAGCAGAGACCatcaatgggagagagagagggaggggagagagagagggagggaggggagagagagagggacaaagagagagagaggaagagagggagagagagagaatgggaaagaggaagggggcaAGAGGGGGATAAAGTGTGTGGTGAAGTTCCTGAGTTCCTCAGTTAAGAATGACAgcaatcaaatgtgtgtgtgtgtgtgtgtgtgtgtgtgtgtgagagagagagtgagagagagtgtgtgtgtgtgtgagagagaaagagagtgtgtgtgtttgtgtgtgtctgtgtgtgtgtgtgtgtgtgtgtgtgtgtgtgtgtgtgtgtgtgtgtgtgtgtgagagagagagagagagagagagtgtgtgtgtgtgtgagagagaaagagagtgtgtgtgtttgtgtgtgtctgtgtgtgtgtgtgtgtgtgtctgtgtgtgtgtgtgtgtgtgtgtgtgtgtgtgtgtgagagagagagagtgtgtgtgtgtgtgagagagaaagagagtgtgtgtgtttgtgtgtgtctgtgtgtgtgtgtgtgtgtgtgtgtgtgtgtgtgtgtgtgtgt
This sequence is a window from Clupea harengus unplaced genomic scaffold, Ch_v2.0.2, whole genome shotgun sequence. Protein-coding genes within it:
- the LOC122131276 gene encoding glutamate receptor ionotropic, NMDA 2A-like; amino-acid sequence: MAVGSLTINEERSEVIDFSVPFVETGISVMVSRSNGTVSPSAFLEPFSPSVWVMMFVMLLLVTAIAVFMFEFISPLGFNRNLAQGKDPHGPSFTVGKAIWLLWGLVFNNSVPVQNPRGTTSKFIVSVWAFFAVIFLASYTANLAAFMIQEEFVDQVTGLSDKKFQSPYSFSPPFRFGTVPNGSTERNIRKNYPDMHQYMVKYHQGGVQDALVSLKTGKLDAFIYDAAVLNYMAGRDDGCKLVTIGSGYVFATTGYGIALQKGSYWKRQVDLAILGIIGDGEMEELEAQWLTGICHHEKNEVMSSQLDVDNMAGVFYMLAAAMGLALITFVWEHLFYWRLRFCLTGRCSGQPGLLFTISRGIWSCIHGVHIELKKPPELGFSPQQNMLHLFKSAKELAAPGGRQGNPSVPQAPPGLFQIMGVAKGNSLGVAKDTVYSNTGSLLSNRLKEPLNNASLLPGQRAALTLPDAPMHNVTGGGGGGVGGGEKGVSNASKPRALWKKSVETLRQGAPPPSSEDPPSAAPAAVSMATPPNAAQQLESRLPMKTQRYLPEEAPDLSTAEGKGHAGVTSGNGGNKPAKEPTLRKRGCRLPRDLSDLELSTLRSQQSGSIQSNHTTTSLHHLFSQGSQSSQGGGGGGGGGSVFTIDSSLDQEPAAALHFPDLFSDHHHHHHRDNGSSSKNPPMHTQQPILQLNSSLLTSLPPHLGHTPHHPDVMATAAAAKDKKYNTYGKPGLGGGVSGGGGTGGGALTHCRSCLSRVGGSSSSGGGGYSGLYTVRSPPLRCDACLHSASLYDISEDHLQHLPDLPPQMPPQMPPQSPSFTAYLPQSDPAQLQEGGALISHFQTEAPIIPRQHSYENLPQQGGSRRVSLQEASPYANLPAQGCCVPPTTSPMAAAPPGGGGGGPGLAGVSGLGVGRRSKSLYPLCPSENPFLQTLRDDRRLAHGHSSTDIYKQLVPLTLGHAAAPAHATTLLASELFYPEHMMPYVAPPPPQGTYPAPRAMSAGGARRVYKRMPSIESDV